In Aerosakkonema funiforme FACHB-1375, the following are encoded in one genomic region:
- the dusB gene encoding tRNA dihydrouridine synthase DusB, with protein MLSLSPSLQARLSTPLKIDKFEVNSRVLQSPLSGVTDLVFRRLVRRYAPESMMYTEMVNATGLHYVKQLPKIMEVDPNERPISIQLFDCRPDFLAEAAIKAVAEGADTIDINMGCPVNKITKNGGGSSLLRQPEVAEAIVREVVKAVDVPVTVKTRIGWSDKEITILDFAKRMEDAGAKMITVHGRTRAQGYNGNARWEWIRKVKEILSIPVIANGDIFSVEAAVRCLEETGADGVMCSRGTLGYPFLVGEVDYFLKTGKEKEPPTPIQRLECAKDHLQMLWEYKGEPGIRQARKHMTWYAKGFAGAGELRGQLSVIETLEQGFDILDRAIAHLACTDDGNANWQEDDREPSLALV; from the coding sequence ATGCTATCTCTATCTCCCAGTCTGCAAGCCAGACTCTCCACTCCTCTGAAAATAGACAAGTTTGAAGTAAATAGCCGGGTGCTGCAATCACCTCTCTCTGGCGTCACCGACTTGGTATTCCGTCGCCTAGTGCGTCGCTACGCGCCAGAGTCGATGATGTACACGGAAATGGTGAATGCGACGGGACTGCATTACGTCAAACAGTTGCCCAAAATTATGGAGGTAGACCCGAACGAACGACCGATTAGCATTCAACTGTTTGACTGTCGTCCGGATTTTTTGGCTGAAGCTGCTATTAAAGCAGTGGCAGAAGGCGCAGATACAATTGATATCAATATGGGTTGTCCCGTCAATAAAATTACTAAAAATGGTGGCGGTTCTTCTTTATTGCGACAACCGGAAGTAGCTGAGGCAATTGTGAGGGAAGTAGTCAAAGCGGTGGATGTTCCAGTCACCGTAAAAACTCGCATCGGTTGGTCGGATAAAGAAATAACTATTCTCGATTTTGCCAAGCGGATGGAAGATGCTGGCGCGAAAATGATTACCGTTCACGGTCGCACTCGCGCTCAAGGTTATAATGGCAATGCCAGATGGGAATGGATTCGTAAAGTGAAAGAAATTCTTTCTATTCCCGTGATTGCCAATGGCGATATTTTTTCTGTGGAAGCTGCGGTACGTTGCTTAGAAGAAACTGGTGCTGATGGGGTGATGTGTTCGCGAGGAACGTTGGGTTATCCTTTCTTAGTGGGAGAAGTTGACTATTTCTTGAAAACGGGGAAAGAGAAGGAACCGCCAACACCAATTCAACGGCTGGAATGTGCGAAAGACCATTTGCAAATGTTGTGGGAATACAAGGGAGAACCGGGAATTAGACAAGCACGCAAGCACATGACTTGGTACGCGAAAGGTTTTGCAGGTGCTGGTGAATTGCGGGGTCAATTATCGGTAATCGAAACTCTCGAACAGGGGTTTGATATTTTAGATAGGGCGATCGCACATCTTGCCTGCACTGACGATGGTAACGCCAACTGGCAGGAAGATGACAGAGAACCATCTCTGGCGCTAGTTTGA
- a CDS encoding Uma2 family endonuclease, which produces MVQFDREIRLPTGAELPNSDDTPVDNENQNFIPNLLLFLLKFYWNQRNDWFFGVDMAIYHTTGVSPLVPVVPDGFLSLGVERFKGDALRVSYVVWEENNIPPIFALEIVSQTYGGEYDKKMDIYAKLGVLYYVVYNPYYWRRDQHQPFEVYRLVNGEYEQQIGEPFWMPEVGLGIGRGRYNDGGSQLEVLYWFDERGNRYLTAEELLARYRERFGELPE; this is translated from the coding sequence ATGGTACAGTTCGATCGCGAAATTCGCTTACCAACTGGTGCTGAACTCCCTAATTCCGACGATACGCCTGTGGATAACGAAAATCAAAACTTTATTCCCAATTTACTTTTATTCTTGCTCAAATTCTACTGGAACCAGCGCAATGATTGGTTTTTTGGCGTGGATATGGCAATCTATCACACGACGGGAGTTAGTCCTCTCGTACCCGTTGTTCCTGACGGCTTCTTGAGTTTAGGAGTAGAACGGTTTAAAGGCGATGCTTTGCGCGTCAGTTATGTGGTTTGGGAAGAAAACAATATTCCCCCGATTTTTGCCCTAGAAATAGTCTCGCAAACTTACGGCGGCGAATACGATAAAAAGATGGATATTTATGCAAAGTTAGGTGTATTGTATTATGTGGTTTATAATCCTTACTATTGGCGACGTGACCAACATCAACCTTTTGAAGTTTATCGTTTAGTTAATGGCGAGTACGAACAGCAAATTGGCGAGCCTTTTTGGATGCCGGAAGTAGGTTTGGGAATTGGCAGAGGTAGGTATAATGATGGGGGATCGCAACTTGAGGTATTGTATTGGTTTGATGAGCGAGGTAATCGCTATCTGACCGCAGAAGAATTACTCGCTCGATATCGGGAAAGATTTGGCGAATTACCAGAATAA
- a CDS encoding diguanylate cyclase domain-containing protein, with protein sequence MSSKKSESIWRIFAKKTVDSACSILKLPTISQLEAQVARQEFELQKKEAQERALYRVISKIRASLDLETIFRTTTKETCKLLRVERIAVYRFYENWGGEFVSDFEFVEPEVDDIKIMEKNTVWNDSYLQENKGGRYRNNEILSVSDIYTAGLSPCHLEILEQFQIRAYATAPIFIGKQLWGVLSAYQHSKPYDWKKSDIQFLGKVASQLGFAVQQAQLLIQAEQKVTALNQAYQRQKILFDLVAQIRESLNMESLFKTTVREIRKVLEVDRVGIFKFDPESNFGNGKFIAENVLPMYDSAIAVNIQDHCFGDKYAILYQEGRVQVIPNIYQAELKECYFKLLDQFQIKAQITVPLLEGNHLWGLLCVYQCSSPRSWTAVEIQFVQQLAAQFSVALKHSELLEQSCSQAEKLIQINHALEQANSKLEELSNIDTLTKIANRRCFDNYFAKEWQIHQEEQKPLAIIIIDIDYFKLYNDSYGHQEGDDCLMLVAQNIAKVTQRSIDLVARYGGEEFIAILPNTNTEGALTVAESMRKTIASLAIPHANSEVSQYLTLSLGIASLIPTAETYPENLIANADKALYVAKNQGRDRAMVYTV encoded by the coding sequence ATGTCCTCTAAGAAGTCCGAGTCCATTTGGCGAATTTTTGCTAAAAAAACTGTGGATTCGGCTTGCAGCATTTTAAAATTGCCTACAATCAGTCAATTAGAAGCCCAAGTCGCTCGACAAGAGTTTGAACTGCAAAAAAAAGAAGCGCAAGAAAGAGCTTTATATCGAGTCATCAGTAAAATCCGTGCTTCTCTGGATCTGGAAACCATCTTTCGGACAACCACTAAGGAAACCTGTAAACTACTCCGGGTAGAGCGAATAGCAGTTTATCGTTTTTATGAAAATTGGGGAGGAGAATTTGTCAGTGACTTTGAGTTTGTCGAGCCAGAAGTTGATGATATCAAGATTATGGAAAAGAATACTGTCTGGAATGATTCTTATCTTCAAGAGAATAAAGGTGGGCGATATCGCAACAACGAAATTTTAAGTGTTTCAGATATTTATACGGCAGGTTTATCCCCTTGTCATCTCGAAATTTTAGAGCAATTTCAGATTCGAGCCTACGCCACTGCACCAATTTTTATCGGCAAACAATTGTGGGGAGTCCTTTCAGCCTATCAGCATTCAAAGCCTTATGATTGGAAAAAATCAGATATTCAGTTTTTAGGAAAAGTTGCCTCACAATTGGGTTTTGCTGTTCAACAAGCACAACTTTTGATTCAAGCTGAGCAAAAAGTAACAGCATTAAATCAAGCCTATCAAAGGCAGAAAATTTTATTTGATTTGGTTGCCCAAATTCGCGAATCTCTGAATATGGAGAGTTTGTTCAAGACAACTGTTCGGGAAATTCGCAAAGTTCTTGAGGTGGATCGAGTTGGCATCTTTAAATTCGATCCTGAATCTAATTTTGGCAATGGAAAATTTATTGCAGAAAATGTCTTGCCAATGTATGACTCCGCCATTGCTGTCAATATCCAGGATCATTGTTTTGGCGATAAATATGCAATTCTCTATCAAGAAGGGCGCGTTCAGGTTATCCCAAATATTTATCAAGCCGAACTCAAAGAATGCTATTTTAAACTACTAGATCAATTTCAAATCAAAGCTCAAATTACAGTCCCACTGCTCGAAGGAAACCATCTCTGGGGACTTCTGTGCGTTTATCAATGTAGCTCTCCGCGTTCTTGGACAGCGGTTGAAATTCAGTTTGTACAACAGTTAGCTGCCCAATTTAGTGTCGCATTAAAGCATTCAGAATTATTAGAACAATCTTGCTCTCAAGCTGAAAAGCTGATTCAAATTAATCATGCTTTAGAGCAGGCTAATTCAAAACTGGAAGAATTAAGCAACATAGATACTCTCACCAAAATTGCCAACCGACGTTGCTTTGATAACTATTTTGCTAAAGAGTGGCAAATACACCAAGAAGAACAAAAACCTCTGGCTATAATTATTATTGATATCGATTATTTTAAACTCTATAACGATAGCTACGGACATCAAGAGGGAGATGATTGTTTGATGCTGGTCGCGCAAAATATTGCGAAAGTTACCCAACGTTCCATAGATTTAGTTGCTCGTTACGGTGGCGAAGAGTTTATCGCAATTTTGCCTAATACTAATACAGAAGGAGCATTAACAGTTGCCGAGTCGATGCGAAAAACGATCGCATCTCTCGCTATTCCACACGCTAATTCTGAAGTCAGCCAATATCTTACATTAAGTTTGGGAATAGCCAGTTTAATTCCAACCGCAGAAACCTACCCAGAAAATTTAATTGCTAATGCAGATAAGGCGCTTTATGTAGCCAAGAATCAGGGACGCGATCGCGCGATGGTCTATACTGTATAA
- the pstS gene encoding phosphate ABC transporter substrate-binding protein PstS — protein MQKFIIGEWQKIFTATLTITTICFSTNAAWAQLLRGAGDSFAEPLYQRYSREYEQQTGEKFKYTIIGSGGGIRLFIKKSIDFAASSLIPTPIEQNQMEDGLLMVPTGGGALAIVYNLQNVTSEVKLSRDKLVKIFTGQITNWQQLNTKFPNQKIQVVVCADNCGTSFILTKYLNKITAGKVPASRNPNWGFKVFSALTEDGQIAGEIGRINGAIGYVQSNFAQTNNLSIASIENQTGRYVKPTLAETEKALANVKFNDDLTTEDIKDPEEGYPLVSLTWLLVYKKYLNEDTLKATKNLLLWILTKGQTFNEELEYTKIPENVSQKAIEAVNNELKLRPY, from the coding sequence ATGCAGAAATTTATCATCGGGGAATGGCAAAAAATTTTCACTGCCACATTAACGATAACAACAATTTGTTTCAGCACTAATGCTGCTTGGGCGCAATTACTCAGGGGGGCTGGTGATTCTTTTGCTGAACCTCTTTATCAGCGTTATAGCAGAGAATACGAACAACAAACAGGAGAAAAGTTCAAATACACTATTATTGGTAGTGGTGGTGGGATTCGGTTATTTATCAAAAAGTCGATCGACTTTGCCGCTAGTAGTTTAATTCCTACTCCCATTGAGCAAAATCAGATGGAAGATGGTTTGCTAATGGTGCCCACGGGTGGAGGTGCATTAGCCATTGTTTATAACCTGCAAAATGTGACAAGCGAGGTCAAATTATCCCGTGATAAACTGGTAAAAATATTTACAGGTCAAATTACCAATTGGCAACAACTTAATACAAAGTTTCCCAATCAAAAAATCCAAGTGGTAGTTTGTGCTGACAATTGCGGTACTAGCTTTATTCTCACTAAATACTTAAACAAAATTACGGCGGGAAAAGTCCCAGCCAGTAGAAACCCTAATTGGGGATTTAAGGTATTTTCTGCCTTGACTGAAGATGGTCAAATAGCGGGAGAAATAGGTAGAATTAATGGTGCGATTGGCTATGTCCAAAGCAACTTTGCTCAGACGAACAATCTTTCTATTGCCAGTATTGAAAATCAGACTGGTCGTTACGTTAAACCCACTCTAGCAGAAACCGAGAAAGCCCTAGCGAATGTCAAGTTTAATGATGATTTAACCACTGAAGATATCAAAGATCCAGAAGAGGGTTATCCTTTGGTGAGTTTAACTTGGCTGCTAGTTTATAAAAAGTATCTCAACGAAGATACACTGAAAGCAACTAAAAACTTATTGCTCTGGATTTTAACTAAGGGTCAAACATTTAATGAGGAGTTAGAGTACACAAAAATTCCCGAAAATGTCTCCCAAAAAGCGATAGAAGCTGTCAATAATGAATTGAAACTTCGACCTTATTAA
- a CDS encoding iron uptake porin, which translates to MKLTSQKIMKNLNVSFPITSVILSWNLLILSPVLAQVNFNSNPVGSESLSNSNVIYTPLVDQLSSQNEFPLVSSNSEPKVSQTPVQQIERLYSSSPPNLGENITNVHQLEDVTSDDWAYEALRNLVEKYRCISAFPGRNFRGNRAMTRYEFAVGLNTCLQSIRRSIESLNNKFPQQEDLVVIERLQAEFATELQNITAKIDKVSQRVNFLQEHQFSPTTVLRGIGLWDVTTAFGDKKAVSPESHSDEELKENLTLSAATILIFDTSFTGKDRLRTQVVAGNINSLGSNVTGTEMTLLVGGINTNNNVRLGSLFYQFPIGKRGIISIAPVADFPTRIFPVFNPVSAISNFGAVSPIYSFAFGSGGIIYYNLTDNLAAGITYLTTSASKVKEGLFNGQYTVLTQVSYTPSEQIGVAFTYGHYYAPEPGATINITGSKGSTFAQLPFGESTATSSDAFGLQFTYKLSSKLILGGWLSYFNAKAEGSPSVSGLNGYAGSQADIWSWAFTAFLSDLGKAGSQLNFVFGMPPKVINNDIFEREDRDTSLHFELSYSYPVNDRISITPGFFVITNPEHNAENSPIWMGLLRTTFIF; encoded by the coding sequence GTGAAATTAACCAGTCAAAAAATTATGAAAAACTTGAATGTGTCATTTCCTATCACCTCAGTAATACTGAGTTGGAATTTACTAATTTTATCTCCAGTCCTCGCCCAAGTAAATTTCAACTCAAATCCTGTTGGGTCAGAATCTTTAAGTAATTCAAATGTAATTTACACGCCTTTAGTTGACCAACTATCCTCTCAGAATGAATTCCCTTTAGTAAGTTCTAATTCAGAACCTAAAGTTTCACAAACTCCTGTTCAGCAAATCGAAAGACTATATAGCAGTTCTCCTCCTAACTTGGGCGAAAACATCACCAATGTCCATCAGTTGGAAGATGTTACTTCTGACGATTGGGCTTACGAAGCATTACGTAATTTAGTAGAAAAATATCGCTGTATTAGTGCTTTCCCTGGGAGAAATTTTCGGGGCAATCGAGCTATGACACGTTATGAATTTGCGGTTGGCTTAAATACTTGCCTACAGAGTATTAGACGTTCAATAGAAAGTTTAAATAATAAATTTCCTCAGCAAGAAGATTTGGTCGTTATCGAAAGATTGCAAGCAGAATTTGCTACAGAACTTCAAAATATTACGGCCAAAATAGACAAGGTGTCACAGCGAGTAAATTTTCTCCAAGAGCATCAGTTTAGTCCTACTACAGTTTTACGGGGTATAGGGCTGTGGGATGTAACTACTGCTTTTGGTGACAAAAAAGCAGTTTCTCCAGAAAGTCACTCTGACGAAGAATTAAAGGAAAATTTAACTCTATCAGCAGCAACAATACTTATTTTTGATACGAGTTTTACTGGTAAAGATAGGCTACGAACTCAAGTGGTAGCAGGGAATATTAACAGTTTGGGTAGTAATGTAACTGGCACAGAAATGACTCTTTTGGTCGGGGGAATAAATACTAATAATAATGTGCGGTTAGGGTCATTATTTTATCAATTTCCTATAGGGAAGCGCGGGATAATATCTATTGCTCCTGTTGCGGACTTTCCCACTCGCATTTTTCCGGTTTTTAATCCTGTTAGCGCGATATCAAATTTTGGTGCAGTAAGTCCTATTTACTCTTTTGCTTTTGGTAGTGGTGGAATAATTTATTATAATTTAACTGACAACCTAGCTGCTGGTATCACTTATTTAACCACTTCTGCTAGCAAAGTGAAAGAGGGGCTGTTTAATGGTCAATATACCGTCTTGACTCAAGTAAGCTATACTCCATCCGAGCAAATTGGGGTTGCTTTTACTTACGGCCATTATTATGCTCCGGAACCAGGTGCAACTATTAACATAACTGGGAGTAAGGGCAGCACATTCGCTCAATTACCTTTTGGTGAAAGTACGGCGACTTCCTCCGATGCTTTTGGCTTACAATTTACTTACAAACTCAGTAGTAAATTAATATTAGGTGGTTGGCTTAGTTACTTTAATGCTAAAGCTGAGGGTTCTCCCAGCGTTAGTGGTTTAAATGGTTATGCGGGTTCTCAAGCGGATATTTGGAGTTGGGCATTTACCGCTTTTTTATCAGATTTAGGGAAAGCAGGCAGTCAATTAAATTTTGTTTTTGGTATGCCACCAAAAGTGATAAATAATGATATTTTTGAACGTGAAGATCGGGATACTTCTTTACATTTTGAGTTATCTTATAGCTACCCGGTAAATGATAGAATTTCTATCACTCCGGGATTTTTTGTAATTACGAATCCAGAGCATAATGCAGAAAACTCTCCGATTTGGATGGGATTGCTCCGAACCACGTTTATATTTTAG
- the dnaK gene encoding molecular chaperone DnaK, with protein MAKVVGIDLGTTNSCVAVMEGGKPTVIANAEGFRTTPSVVAYAKNGDRLVGQIAKRQSVMNPENTFYSVKRFIGRRFEEVTHEATEVSYKVLRDGNGNVKLDCPAQGKQFAPEEISAQVLRKLVDDASKYLGETITQAVITVPAYFNDSQRQATKDAGKIAGVEVLRIINEPTAASLAYGLDKKSNETILVFDLGGGTFDVSILEVGDGVFEVLATSGDTHLGGDDFDKKIVDFLAEQFKKDEGIELRKDKQALQRLTEAAEKAKIELSSVTQAEINLPFITATQEGPKHLDVTLTRAKFEELCSDLIDRCRIPVENAIRDAKIDKSAIDEVVLVGGSTRIPAVQELVRRTMGKEPNQSVNPDEVVAVGAAIQAGVLAGEVKDILLLDVTPLSLGVETLGGVMTKIIPRNTTIPTKKSEVFSTAVDGQTNVEIHILQGEREMSNDNKSLGTFRLDGIPPAPRGVPQIEVTFDIDANGILNVTAKDKGTGKAQSISITGASTLPKDEVERMVKQAEQNASADKERREKIDRKNQADSLAYQAEKQLSDLGDKVPAADKTKLEGLIKDLKDAVAKEDDERIKTLMPEVQQTLFSIGSSIYQQAGGAAPGDPGDPGAGPGGPTGGSSGGGDDVIDAEFSETK; from the coding sequence ATGGCAAAAGTAGTTGGAATTGACTTAGGTACGACTAACTCCTGTGTGGCTGTAATGGAAGGTGGCAAACCCACAGTAATTGCCAACGCAGAGGGTTTTCGGACTACACCTTCCGTCGTAGCCTACGCGAAAAATGGCGATCGCCTCGTCGGTCAAATCGCCAAGCGCCAATCGGTAATGAACCCGGAAAATACGTTCTACTCCGTCAAGCGCTTTATCGGTCGTCGCTTTGAGGAAGTTACCCACGAAGCTACCGAAGTATCTTATAAAGTGTTGCGCGACGGTAACGGCAACGTTAAACTCGACTGTCCCGCACAAGGCAAACAATTCGCTCCTGAAGAAATTTCCGCGCAAGTTCTGCGTAAGCTGGTAGACGATGCCAGCAAATACTTGGGCGAAACGATTACCCAAGCAGTAATCACCGTTCCCGCTTACTTCAACGACTCTCAGCGTCAAGCTACGAAAGACGCGGGTAAGATTGCCGGTGTTGAAGTGCTGCGGATTATCAACGAACCTACCGCTGCTTCTCTGGCTTACGGTCTGGACAAAAAGAGCAACGAAACCATCCTAGTATTTGACTTGGGTGGCGGTACGTTCGACGTATCTATCCTGGAAGTTGGCGACGGCGTGTTTGAAGTGCTGGCAACTTCTGGCGATACTCACCTGGGTGGTGATGACTTCGACAAGAAAATCGTTGACTTCTTGGCAGAACAATTCAAGAAAGATGAAGGAATTGAACTGCGGAAAGACAAACAAGCACTGCAACGTCTGACGGAAGCTGCTGAAAAGGCGAAGATTGAATTGTCTAGCGTTACGCAAGCAGAAATCAACCTGCCTTTCATCACCGCAACTCAGGAAGGGCCGAAACACCTGGATGTAACGCTGACGCGGGCTAAGTTTGAAGAACTCTGTTCGGATTTGATCGATCGTTGCCGCATTCCGGTGGAAAATGCGATCCGCGATGCCAAAATCGACAAATCTGCGATCGATGAAGTAGTGTTGGTAGGTGGTTCTACCCGGATTCCCGCCGTGCAAGAGTTGGTGCGCCGCACGATGGGTAAAGAACCCAACCAAAGCGTTAACCCCGACGAAGTAGTAGCAGTTGGTGCGGCAATTCAAGCTGGCGTTCTCGCTGGTGAAGTGAAAGACATCCTGCTGCTTGACGTGACGCCGCTGTCTCTGGGTGTAGAAACCTTGGGCGGTGTGATGACCAAGATTATCCCTCGCAACACCACCATTCCTACCAAGAAGTCGGAAGTTTTCTCGACTGCTGTTGACGGTCAAACGAATGTGGAAATCCACATTCTGCAAGGTGAGCGGGAAATGTCCAACGATAATAAGAGTTTGGGTACTTTCCGCTTAGATGGAATTCCGCCAGCTCCTCGTGGCGTACCTCAAATTGAAGTGACTTTCGATATCGACGCTAACGGTATTCTCAACGTCACGGCTAAGGATAAGGGTACTGGTAAAGCTCAATCTATCAGCATCACCGGTGCTTCGACTCTGCCGAAAGATGAAGTTGAGCGGATGGTTAAGCAAGCCGAACAAAATGCGTCTGCTGATAAGGAACGTCGCGAAAAGATCGATCGCAAAAACCAAGCCGACTCTTTGGCATACCAAGCTGAAAAACAACTCAGCGATTTGGGTGACAAGGTTCCCGCTGCTGACAAGACCAAGTTGGAAGGCTTGATCAAAGACCTCAAGGATGCTGTTGCTAAGGAAGATGATGAGCGCATCAAGACTTTGATGCCGGAAGTGCAACAAACTCTGTTCAGCATCGGTAGCAGTATCTATCAACAAGCTGGCGGCGCTGCTCCTGGTGACCCTGGCGATCCCGGCGCTGGCCCTGGTGGCCCTACCGGCGGCTCTTCTGGCGGCGGTGATGATGTCATTGACGCTGAATTCTCTGAAACTAAGTAG
- the hypB gene encoding hydrogenase nickel incorporation protein HypB: MCVTCGCSDDANVTVTNPQTGEHTHVLADGTVVSHSHHHEHSHEHHHEHPHTHSVATENAQLHAKMHGTTVSLEQNILAKNDLLAAQNRGWFKGRNILALNLVSSPGSGKTTLLARTIEDLKDKVGISVIEGDQATTNDADRIKATGCPVIQINTGTGCHLDANMVERGLQELNPPLNSIVMIENVGNLVCPALFDLGETAKVAILSVTEGEDKPIKYPYMFRASQVMIINKIDLLPYVQFNVDRCIEYARQVNPHLQVFQVSATTGTGLDAWYRWLGV, from the coding sequence ATGTGTGTAACTTGCGGCTGTTCTGATGATGCTAACGTAACTGTTACCAATCCCCAAACCGGAGAACATACTCATGTTTTAGCTGACGGTACGGTTGTTTCCCATTCCCATCACCACGAACATTCTCACGAACATCATCACGAACATCCTCATACCCATTCTGTTGCCACTGAAAATGCCCAATTACACGCTAAAATGCACGGCACAACAGTTAGTTTAGAACAAAATATTTTAGCCAAAAATGATTTGTTGGCAGCCCAAAATCGCGGTTGGTTTAAAGGTCGAAATATCTTAGCACTTAACTTAGTTAGTTCTCCGGGTTCGGGAAAAACAACGTTGTTGGCGAGAACGATTGAAGATTTAAAAGACAAAGTTGGAATTAGTGTAATTGAAGGCGATCAAGCTACTACTAATGATGCCGATCGCATTAAAGCTACAGGTTGTCCTGTCATCCAAATTAATACGGGTACGGGTTGCCATCTGGATGCAAATATGGTAGAACGAGGATTGCAAGAACTCAATCCTCCTCTGAATTCAATTGTGATGATTGAAAATGTGGGAAATTTGGTTTGTCCGGCTTTATTTGATTTAGGAGAAACTGCCAAAGTTGCGATTTTGTCAGTCACAGAAGGAGAGGATAAACCAATTAAATATCCATATATGTTTCGTGCCAGTCAGGTGATGATTATCAATAAAATCGATCTATTACCTTACGTGCAATTTAATGTCGATCGCTGCATTGAATATGCACGTCAAGTTAATCCCCACCTACAAGTATTTCAAGTATCTGCCACAACCGGAACGGGCTTAGATGCTTGGTATCGTTGGTTAGGTGTTTAG
- the hypA gene encoding hydrogenase maturation nickel metallochaperone HypA: MHELGITRNIVAIATEHASGSRVKRVSLEIGQLTAILPDSIRFCFDVCCQETLLEGAKLEIIEIPGLARCRQCQTEVTLEMPFGICPSCGSSDLEIFQGEELKIKELELEELCV, translated from the coding sequence ATGCACGAATTAGGAATTACCCGAAATATTGTTGCGATCGCCACCGAACACGCATCTGGTTCTAGGGTAAAACGAGTATCTCTAGAAATCGGACAACTAACCGCTATTTTACCTGATTCGATCCGCTTTTGTTTCGATGTTTGTTGTCAGGAAACATTGCTAGAAGGAGCAAAATTAGAAATTATTGAAATTCCCGGTTTAGCCCGTTGTCGTCAATGCCAAACAGAGGTTACTTTAGAAATGCCATTCGGTATTTGTCCCTCTTGCGGTAGTAGCGATTTAGAAATTTTTCAAGGTGAAGAACTTAAAATTAAGGAATTGGAGTTAGAAGAATTATGTGTGTAA
- the hypE gene encoding hydrogenase expression/formation protein HypE, translating to MDISRWKMRQGKKKFQERTVTLAHGSGGSAMRDLIDDVFVGSFDNPTLSLLEDQARIDLGSLMLLGDCLAFTTDSYVVTPLFFPGGDIGSLAVNGTVNDLCVSGAKPLFLSCSVILEEGLEIDILRRVVDSMKAAALAVGVQIVTGDTKVVPRGSADKLFINTTGIGVIKTGVSPAAFQIQPGDIILVNGSLGDHGAAILVARGELSLETDIQSDCQPLNGLVDAIVSVCPNVRAMRDATRGGLATVLNEFAQSANVGIRLHESAIPVRKEVAGMCELLGFDPLYLANEGKLVVVVPPDSADEVLAAMRSHSAGKDARIVGEVIANPAGVVLLKTEFGTERIVDMLVGEQLPRIC from the coding sequence ATGGATATTTCTCGTTGGAAAATGCGACAAGGTAAGAAAAAATTTCAGGAACGCACTGTTACTTTAGCGCATGGTAGTGGTGGTAGTGCGATGCGCGATTTGATTGATGATGTTTTTGTGGGTAGTTTTGATAATCCTACGCTGTCGCTGTTGGAGGATCAGGCGCGAATTGATTTAGGGAGTTTAATGTTGTTGGGCGATTGCCTCGCGTTTACCACTGATTCTTATGTGGTTACTCCTTTGTTTTTTCCTGGTGGTGATATCGGTAGTTTGGCAGTTAATGGTACTGTTAATGACTTATGTGTTAGCGGGGCTAAACCGCTTTTTCTGAGTTGTAGTGTGATTTTGGAGGAAGGTTTAGAAATTGATATTCTTCGTCGAGTTGTTGATAGTATGAAAGCGGCTGCTTTGGCGGTGGGCGTGCAAATAGTGACGGGAGATACTAAAGTTGTTCCTCGCGGTTCTGCTGATAAGTTATTTATCAATACTACTGGTATTGGTGTGATTAAAACGGGCGTTTCTCCCGCTGCTTTCCAAATTCAACCAGGGGATATTATTTTAGTTAATGGTTCTTTGGGGGATCATGGTGCTGCTATTTTGGTAGCGAGGGGAGAGTTATCTTTGGAAACTGATATTCAAAGCGATTGTCAACCTTTAAATGGGTTAGTTGATGCGATCGTTTCAGTTTGTCCAAATGTGCGGGCGATGCGGGATGCTACTCGCGGCGGATTGGCTACAGTATTGAATGAGTTTGCCCAAAGTGCTAATGTGGGAATTCGTTTGCATGAGTCAGCTATTCCGGTTAGAAAAGAGGTAGCTGGAATGTGTGAGTTGTTGGGATTCGATCCGCTTTATTTGGCAAATGAAGGTAAGCTAGTAGTGGTAGTTCCGCCTGATTCAGCAGATGAGGTTTTGGCGGCGATGCGATCGCATTCCGCTGGCAAAGATGCTCGGATTGTTGGCGAAGTTATTGCCAATCCTGCGGGGGTGGTATTGCTGAAAACTGAATTTGGTACAGAACGAATCGTTGATATGTTAGTAGGCGAACAATTGCCGAGGATTTGTTGA